One stretch of Acanthochromis polyacanthus isolate Apoly-LR-REF ecotype Palm Island chromosome 16, KAUST_Apoly_ChrSc, whole genome shotgun sequence DNA includes these proteins:
- the ostm1 gene encoding osteopetrosis-associated transmembrane protein 1: MSLYKSCLFLLFSLIDINVFASGDVNFTPSEATNQMNPALSSSAAGVVNSAVFKPFADSVFSLNLLSSFPEDLEISDYCVELLNIFGQRYVDYVKCLVPAARPVKVCQNCFSAYGILVDTYQNISSDQMGPGNVSCRDSLLRSDRLMLVYQLYSNLEDLWEKSNCDHCITATFQSLTNTTLYFMTVLNQTITCFDQYKERNHTELCKNCKNTYRGLNELYGRMEKNHTLCIDIEDAMNMTRKLWSKNFNCSFPREETVAVIAVSSFMLFLPIIFYLSSFLHSEQKKRKLIHPKRAKSYNSLMNIQDKLS, translated from the exons ATGTCGCTTTAtaaaagctgtttgtttttgctattttcattGATAGATATTAACGTTTTCGCGTCTGGGGACGTAAACTTCACCCCTTCGGAAGCAACGAACCAAATGAACCCGGCTTTGAGCTcttctgctgctggtgttgttaACTCTGCTGTGTTCAAGCCCTTTGCGGACTCTGTATTCTCCCTCAATTTGTTGTCTTCCTTCCCAGAAGACCTGGAGATCAGTGACTACTGCGTGGAGCTGCTCAACATATTCGGCCAGCGGTACGTGGACTATGTGAAGTGTCTGGTTCCCGCTGCTCGACCTGTCAAAGTGTGTCAGAACTGTTTCTCCGCTTATGGCATACTGGTGGACACCTACCAGAACATCTCATCAGACCAG ATGGGTCCCGGTAACGTGAGCTGCAGGGACAGCCTTCTGCGCAGTGATCGGTTGATGCTGGTTTACCAGCTGTACAGCAACCTGGAAGATCTGTGGGAGAAATCTAACTGTGATC ATTGTATCACCGCAACGTTCCAGAGCCTAACCAACACCACGCTGTACTTCATGACTGTTCTCAATCAAACTATCACTTGCTTTGATCAGTATAAAGAG AGGAACCACACAGAGCTGTGCAAAAACTGTAAGAACACATACAGAGGCCTGAATGAGCTCTACGGTAGAATGGAGAAGAATCACACTCTGTGTATTGACATAGAAGATGCG ATGAATATGACCCGCAAACTGTGGAGCAAGAATTTCAATTGTTCCTTCCCTCGTGAGGAGACGGTGGCTGTCATCGCTGTGTCCAGCTTCATGCTCTTTCTGCCCATCATCTTCTACTTGAGCAGCTTCCTTCACTCTGAACAAAAGAAACGCAAGCTCATACACC CCAAACGAGCGAAGTCATACAACAGTCTGATGAACATTCAGGACAAACTGAGCTGA